A genomic stretch from Shewanella sediminis HAW-EB3 includes:
- a CDS encoding DUF2780 domain-containing protein produces MKLSAVTGLLLGSLMMSSPATAGWFDDLTSKKEVKPQVTQTQSSDLVGSVMSQLGLNQSQAEGGLGSLFSLAQSTLGSDDFGPIASAIPNMDSLLSAAPAIDSGSGISGLLSQAGDLGASLQGGAQIYDAFEKLGISKELAVPMIDIVKGYLDANAGNGTTDLLIKGLGAIL; encoded by the coding sequence ATGAAACTATCTGCTGTGACAGGCTTACTACTCGGCAGCCTAATGATGAGCTCACCTGCAACGGCAGGTTGGTTTGACGATCTAACGTCAAAGAAAGAGGTGAAACCCCAGGTAACACAAACCCAGAGCAGTGACCTCGTTGGCAGTGTTATGTCGCAGCTCGGACTCAATCAGTCTCAGGCTGAGGGAGGCTTGGGCAGCTTGTTTTCTCTGGCTCAATCCACATTAGGTAGTGATGACTTCGGACCGATAGCCAGTGCCATTCCAAACATGGATAGCCTACTCTCTGCGGCCCCGGCTATCGATAGTGGCTCGGGAATTTCCGGACTCCTCTCTCAAGCCGGCGATCTGGGGGCTTCTCTGCAAGGTGGCGCTCAAATCTATGATGCCTTCGAGAAGCTTGGGATCTCAAAAGAGCTTGCGGTTCCTATGATAGATATTGTCAAAGGCTACTTAGATGCCAATGCAGGCAATGGCACCACAGATCTCTTGATCAAAGGGTTAGGTGCGATTCTTTAA
- a CDS encoding tetratricopeptide repeat protein: protein MLTDVEFVTQFSTELGHDYGVAKSYVRDVPTQALLQIRSFTHKLTELLAKPKRITFDSPNLYDRIEMLNRKRVINVRTTRALHKLRGDGNRGAHPEKYHLTSEQLLELSEKSIEKLLSLVASLFTQVTTNPLPEYRFEAFDSFAGRDLCYRAVMESDPQAQYLVGMSLKTKALMQREQEQALAEPEEEQGSPPDKFSDSTFKKAEYWFTQAADSNMDALYESGVALIHGYSGKVDIAAGEQVIAAAAEANVANAMALLGYFHLVGGESIKLDSDKALHYLQLAADLEQSEAIANLGVLFYQRGDLEKAKHFIAKAAQAGFPHAQYHLALMLARGEGCDADSIAGEQWMAEAAEQGQVDAMLARAQSMLNDDNAFGCDLSQAELYLREAIKYGHSVPAMIELSIALADGMLGKIDVVGSAALLKLARERSNPQELAVIEPLWESLSLQVENVLSMTDNTDEVASLQRAKELLS, encoded by the coding sequence GTGCTTACTGATGTCGAATTCGTTACTCAGTTTTCTACTGAGCTGGGCCATGATTACGGGGTAGCCAAAAGCTATGTCCGGGATGTCCCCACCCAAGCCTTGCTTCAAATCCGCAGCTTTACTCATAAGCTGACCGAGCTGCTGGCTAAGCCTAAACGAATAACCTTCGATAGCCCCAACCTATACGACAGGATCGAAATGCTTAACCGGAAGCGAGTGATCAACGTGCGTACCACCAGAGCTTTGCACAAATTGCGAGGTGACGGTAACCGCGGGGCACATCCGGAAAAGTATCACCTGACTTCTGAGCAGTTACTCGAGTTAAGTGAAAAGTCGATAGAGAAACTGCTGAGCCTGGTCGCGTCTCTGTTTACTCAAGTTACCACCAACCCCCTTCCCGAATATCGCTTCGAAGCGTTCGACTCTTTTGCCGGGCGGGATCTCTGTTATCGAGCCGTGATGGAGTCAGACCCTCAGGCGCAATACTTAGTCGGCATGTCGCTTAAGACTAAAGCCTTGATGCAGCGAGAGCAGGAGCAGGCGTTAGCCGAGCCGGAGGAAGAACAAGGATCCCCCCCGGATAAGTTTTCTGACAGTACATTCAAAAAAGCCGAGTATTGGTTTACTCAAGCCGCCGATAGCAATATGGATGCGCTCTATGAATCGGGCGTGGCCCTTATTCATGGTTATAGCGGTAAGGTCGATATTGCAGCCGGTGAACAAGTCATTGCGGCCGCAGCTGAGGCGAATGTGGCTAATGCCATGGCGCTACTCGGCTATTTTCATCTGGTAGGCGGTGAGAGCATTAAACTTGATTCGGATAAGGCCCTGCATTATCTTCAGCTGGCTGCAGATCTTGAACAATCAGAAGCAATAGCCAATTTAGGGGTCCTGTTTTATCAGCGCGGCGATCTTGAAAAGGCGAAGCATTTTATCGCTAAAGCGGCTCAGGCAGGCTTTCCCCATGCTCAGTATCATCTGGCGTTAATGTTGGCTCGAGGCGAGGGTTGCGATGCCGATTCGATTGCCGGTGAGCAGTGGATGGCCGAGGCGGCGGAGCAGGGACAGGTAGATGCTATGTTGGCCCGCGCACAATCTATGTTGAATGACGATAATGCTTTCGGTTGCGACCTCTCACAGGCCGAGCTGTACTTACGGGAGGCGATTAAATATGGCCACAGTGTACCCGCTATGATTGAACTGAGTATCGCGCTTGCCGATGGTATGTTGGGAAAAATTGATGTCGTGGGATCTGCGGCCCTGCTAAAACTGGCTCGTGAGCGGAGTAATCCCCAAGAGCTGGCCGTGATAGAACCCTTGTGGGAGTCACTGTCCCTGCAGGTTGAAAACGTGTTGTCGATGACTGATAACACCGATGAAGTCGCCTCTCTTCAGCGGGCAAAAGAGCTGCTCTCTTAA
- a CDS encoding LysR substrate-binding domain-containing protein → MNLDNLARIDLNLLVILQVLLEEQSVTRAASRLHLSQSALSKSLNRLRDTLDDPLFIRTAHGLKPTAHAVQLSDKLPSLLENLSQLTQPPTFTPASSDRKFSFAMVESAYETLLPYFIGPLLSNAPNLRLDSYGWMGKSIQDLQKGQVDFGIAGRDLHPKSNVHMDRLPDGIAHQLLFTDHQICLVREEHPILSAITTGNWNLDIYLEMSHVQVRCEGNEWWALDYHLAEQGHRRRLSTTVPDFYGAASVCAHSDLIFTVPSSFARHAKKLYPLVELPLPFDFIPLAYVLLWHERNNDEPGHRWMRETICKSVADAFSNI, encoded by the coding sequence ATGAATCTTGATAACCTGGCTAGAATCGATCTGAACCTGCTGGTGATCCTGCAAGTACTACTCGAGGAACAAAGTGTCACCCGAGCAGCCAGTCGACTCCACCTGAGTCAGTCGGCACTGAGTAAGAGCCTCAACCGGTTACGGGATACCTTAGATGACCCACTTTTTATTCGTACCGCTCATGGGTTAAAGCCGACTGCTCACGCAGTACAACTCAGCGATAAACTGCCAAGCCTACTGGAAAATCTATCACAACTGACTCAGCCGCCCACTTTTACTCCTGCGAGCAGCGATCGCAAATTCTCTTTTGCTATGGTCGAGAGTGCCTATGAGACTCTACTTCCCTACTTTATCGGGCCATTGCTAAGCAATGCGCCTAACTTAAGGCTGGATAGCTATGGTTGGATGGGGAAATCGATACAAGATCTGCAAAAAGGTCAGGTAGATTTTGGCATTGCCGGGCGCGATCTCCACCCCAAATCAAACGTTCATATGGATCGCCTACCTGATGGCATTGCCCATCAGTTACTTTTTACCGATCATCAAATATGTCTGGTCAGAGAGGAGCACCCCATCCTCTCTGCCATCACGACAGGCAACTGGAACCTGGATATCTACCTAGAGATGTCACATGTACAAGTTCGTTGCGAAGGGAATGAATGGTGGGCTTTAGATTATCATCTGGCAGAGCAAGGTCATAGGCGGCGACTTAGCACAACCGTTCCTGATTTTTATGGGGCTGCAAGTGTCTGTGCCCACAGCGATCTGATCTTTACCGTACCCTCAAGCTTTGCTCGTCACGCTAAAAAGTTATACCCATTGGTTGAGCTACCGCTACCTTTTGACTTTATCCCTTTAGCCTATGTACTCCTGTGGCATGAACGTAATAATGACGAACCCGGACACAGGTGGATGCGAGAAACCATCTGCAAGAGTGTTGCCGATGCGTTTAGTAATATTTAG
- a CDS encoding multidrug effflux MFS transporter: MRRNLLPILMSMVVLSPLAIDIYLPSMPTMAAEFSVSASEVQSTLVLFLFAMGVGQIVIGPLADRYGRRPIALGGILLYIASSILAAVAMEFHWLQIARVLQGLAACSTSIVVFSAVRDCFTPKESARYYSYLNGVICVIPALAPTLGGLLAMQFGWRSTFVFMTLYAIVMMVLVGYRLPETRPANTVTTGPLYRWSRYKPVIIEPHFLFYAFSCMAGMAAILSYVSYAPVWIIETLGMSELTFSGLFGLNAAVNIVACFAAPMVIAKLGNRPTVMLALSTMLVSAIMQVLLQQWGPATGLPAALSFMLPMMLLCIGFALLLGPATSMALAAFGERAGTATAILGFIQMSGASLLTGLVQQTDLPAPYAVALVMGTLAITLLTMMAMPRFDNWHQEQHAH; encoded by the coding sequence ATGCGTCGAAATCTGTTACCCATCTTAATGTCTATGGTTGTGTTAAGTCCCTTAGCCATCGATATTTACCTGCCTTCCATGCCAACGATGGCTGCCGAGTTCTCGGTATCGGCAAGTGAGGTGCAGTCGACACTGGTACTCTTTTTGTTCGCTATGGGAGTAGGGCAAATTGTTATAGGTCCTCTGGCCGATAGATATGGTCGTCGCCCCATCGCTCTGGGTGGTATTTTGCTTTATATCGCCAGCAGTATACTCGCGGCTGTGGCCATGGAATTTCATTGGCTGCAGATAGCCAGGGTGCTTCAGGGGTTAGCTGCTTGTTCTACCTCAATAGTGGTCTTCAGCGCCGTGCGTGATTGTTTCACACCCAAAGAGAGCGCACGCTATTACAGTTATCTGAACGGAGTTATCTGTGTGATCCCGGCGCTGGCCCCAACTTTAGGTGGCCTACTGGCAATGCAGTTCGGCTGGCGCTCCACCTTTGTATTTATGACGCTTTATGCCATCGTCATGATGGTCCTGGTCGGGTATCGTCTGCCCGAAACCCGTCCTGCGAACACTGTGACGACAGGGCCGCTATATCGTTGGTCACGTTACAAGCCCGTTATCATAGAGCCACACTTTCTTTTCTATGCCTTCTCATGCATGGCGGGTATGGCCGCTATTCTGAGTTATGTCTCATACGCGCCGGTTTGGATAATCGAAACTTTAGGCATGTCAGAGCTGACATTCAGCGGACTATTTGGCCTCAATGCCGCGGTTAATATTGTTGCCTGTTTTGCCGCGCCTATGGTGATCGCTAAGTTAGGCAATCGACCAACGGTGATGCTGGCGTTAAGCACTATGCTTGTATCGGCTATCATGCAGGTGCTCTTACAGCAATGGGGACCGGCAACCGGACTACCTGCAGCATTAAGCTTTATGTTGCCTATGATGTTGCTCTGTATCGGCTTCGCCCTGCTGCTTGGTCCTGCGACGAGTATGGCACTGGCTGCATTCGGTGAACGAGCGGGAACGGCAACGGCTATCTTAGGATTTATTCAGATGAGTGGTGCTTCACTGCTTACCGGGTTAGTACAGCAGACAGATCTACCTGCACCCTATGCCGTTGCATTGGTGATGGGTACTTTGGCGATAACCCTGTTGACCATGATGGCTATGCCCCGTTTCGATAACTGGCATCAGGAACAACACGCACATTGA
- a CDS encoding putative porin, with the protein MNKTTLTLAVLLGLTSTHIYAVQDTAYQHEAEVTYAGSSESFSDGTWNGQYRYYFTSVNQDSAPYALSGFLAQTSNLGGQYSKLDVDVDADFTTYAIDGEYVFEDKWYIGARYQNADWDNLITKTESDTYTYEVTLGYYFNDTSSVYVNYGKYGNTTQPKYMTSLNDISKTEVDTTSYGIGVKSYLPLSSGQGILFSALFSHSSSDAKVISPTDEYQSSDSSDSLSAAVDWYITRSWSVGATYATSFDSDWDDPYGINTAYTLRITDGLSAKFNLTKQLEPDMDGVFAAIGINGRF; encoded by the coding sequence ATGAATAAAACCACCCTAACACTAGCCGTACTCTTAGGGCTTACCTCTACACACATTTACGCCGTTCAAGATACAGCCTACCAACATGAAGCCGAAGTCACTTACGCGGGATCCAGCGAAAGCTTTTCAGACGGTACATGGAACGGACAATATCGATACTATTTCACCTCGGTCAATCAGGATAGCGCACCTTATGCCTTGAGTGGTTTTCTCGCTCAAACTTCAAATCTAGGGGGCCAATACAGCAAACTTGATGTTGATGTTGATGCTGATTTCACTACCTACGCTATCGATGGTGAGTATGTCTTCGAAGACAAATGGTACATTGGCGCCCGTTATCAAAATGCAGATTGGGACAATTTAATTACAAAAACTGAATCGGATACGTACACGTACGAGGTCACACTGGGTTACTACTTTAACGATACCTCCTCCGTATATGTCAATTATGGCAAGTATGGCAATACAACCCAGCCAAAATATATGACCTCACTAAATGACATTTCGAAAACCGAAGTCGACACAACGTCTTACGGGATAGGCGTTAAGAGTTACCTCCCCCTATCATCTGGTCAGGGCATCTTGTTCTCCGCATTGTTCAGCCACTCCTCTTCTGACGCGAAAGTAATCTCTCCAACTGATGAATATCAATCTTCAGACTCATCGGATAGCTTAAGCGCCGCTGTCGATTGGTATATCACCCGCTCCTGGTCTGTCGGTGCTACATATGCGACCTCATTCGACAGTGACTGGGACGATCCCTACGGCATTAACACTGCTTATACGTTACGCATAACCGATGGACTTTCCGCTAAGTTTAATCTAACTAAACAGTTAGAGCCCGATATGGATGGTGTTTTTGCCGCAATAGGCATTAATGGACGCTTCTAA
- a CDS encoding tRNA-uridine aminocarboxypropyltransferase, which yields MSRPICPKCHYPLKACLCESIESMQVSTELIVLQDPSEVGHAKNSVRLLELVIEDTQVYVGECPDDFTQLRQHLEQSVKPVYLVYPSEQSEDVESVSFDEDVILLFLDGTWRKAYKLLQLNPWLQGLPALHLDIESASNYKIRKASRIDSLSTLEAAAMMVKAIEPHQEVSPLLNALNAMVNQRISSMPDSVRKRYE from the coding sequence GTGTCCCGTCCCATCTGTCCTAAATGTCATTATCCGCTTAAGGCTTGTCTGTGTGAGAGTATCGAATCGATGCAGGTATCGACGGAGTTGATTGTCTTGCAAGATCCAAGCGAAGTAGGGCATGCGAAAAACAGTGTGCGTCTGCTCGAGTTGGTTATAGAAGATACTCAAGTATATGTGGGAGAGTGCCCCGATGACTTTACGCAACTGCGCCAGCATCTCGAGCAAAGCGTTAAACCTGTCTATCTGGTTTACCCCTCGGAGCAGAGCGAGGATGTCGAGAGTGTCAGTTTCGATGAGGATGTGATTCTGTTGTTTCTCGATGGTACCTGGCGAAAGGCCTATAAACTTTTACAGCTTAACCCCTGGTTACAAGGCTTGCCAGCACTGCATCTGGATATTGAGTCTGCTTCGAATTATAAAATTCGAAAAGCGAGCCGCATCGATAGCCTTTCTACATTGGAAGCTGCGGCAATGATGGTGAAAGCCATTGAGCCGCATCAAGAGGTGTCGCCCCTACTCAATGCATTAAATGCAATGGTAAATCAACGTATTAGTTCGATGCCTGATTCTGTCAGAAAACGATATGAGTGA